The following are from one region of the Paenibacillus bovis genome:
- a CDS encoding sensor histidine kinase — protein sequence MLSLLRKWNTLRNQVLFVFLFVMVIVLFIVSVMTFRPISSMLQDHTEHQIQQVAVEANGRFESLYEQINMVSKLVTTNQNVQNVLLRKYYNKPVSFNERQDLKGIVNTIQANSDGISSFELYTKQLERILPLDDVSLSGRLTKEWIAKADAAGGRLVWIGNDPTDRNYFLAIRRVNLMDHHYSTGGYVLVSMYRYYFQFTNPQPAQETDQYSILLGQKMEMISSNYNGPLTNIIHHPQEMPIVNLNNQQYIMARQHSAVTNWTVLILTPVSALYKSIDVLRTGILYAGIIGILIFFICSYLLSTIITKPILRLTRTMQQAIEGPLAINPEIHAVNEINELNSTYNQLVKETNHLIQMVYEKEITRSRSELKALQAQINPHFLFNALDALRWSLEDRNQEELAEHVIAMSNLFRYTISRQGEDEWVMLQQEIRHINNYMEIMQMRFGERLHYSIDMPDDISHVRIPRLLIQPLVENAILHGAGNKKGDCTVSVRVRPDSKDKLLHIVVQDDGPGMDTETLERIQQAMRSGGIVPAAEEGEGNGIALSNVYQRLRLYFPDQTDPLRIESRLYKGTCISFTIPMQLR from the coding sequence ATGCTGTCTTTGTTAAGGAAATGGAATACGCTGCGTAATCAGGTTTTGTTTGTTTTTTTGTTTGTAATGGTAATTGTACTGTTTATTGTGAGTGTGATGACGTTTCGTCCGATCTCTTCTATGCTGCAGGACCATACCGAGCATCAGATCCAGCAAGTTGCTGTAGAAGCTAATGGTCGTTTTGAATCTTTATATGAGCAGATCAATATGGTGTCCAAGCTGGTAACCACCAATCAGAATGTACAAAATGTATTGCTGCGCAAATATTATAATAAGCCGGTATCTTTTAATGAAAGGCAGGATCTCAAAGGGATTGTAAACACTATTCAAGCCAACTCGGATGGTATTTCTTCATTTGAGCTATATACCAAACAGCTGGAGAGGATTCTGCCTCTGGATGATGTGAGTCTATCCGGGAGGCTGACCAAGGAATGGATTGCCAAAGCGGATGCAGCAGGAGGTCGTCTCGTATGGATCGGTAATGATCCGACAGACCGGAATTACTTTCTGGCTATCCGGCGCGTTAATTTGATGGATCATCACTACAGTACGGGTGGATATGTACTTGTCAGTATGTATCGTTATTATTTTCAATTTACCAATCCGCAGCCTGCTCAGGAGACCGATCAGTATTCTATCCTTCTGGGACAAAAGATGGAAATGATCAGCTCCAACTATAATGGACCGCTGACTAATATTATCCATCATCCACAGGAGATGCCTATCGTGAATCTGAACAACCAGCAGTATATTATGGCAAGGCAGCATTCGGCAGTAACCAATTGGACTGTTTTGATCCTCACTCCTGTAAGCGCTCTCTACAAAAGTATCGATGTGCTGCGTACAGGGATTTTGTATGCAGGAATAATAGGAATCCTTATTTTTTTTATTTGTTCCTATCTGTTATCGACGATTATTACCAAGCCCATTCTGCGGCTTACACGCACTATGCAGCAGGCGATTGAAGGTCCTTTGGCTATCAATCCGGAGATTCATGCAGTTAATGAAATTAACGAGCTGAACAGCACTTATAATCAGTTGGTAAAAGAAACAAATCATTTGATCCAGATGGTATATGAAAAGGAAATCACCCGCAGTCGCAGTGAACTCAAAGCGCTACAGGCACAAATCAATCCTCATTTCCTATTCAATGCACTGGATGCGCTCCGCTGGTCACTGGAAGATCGTAACCAGGAGGAACTGGCCGAGCATGTGATAGCGATGTCCAATTTATTTCGTTATACGATTAGCCGACAGGGTGAAGATGAATGGGTCATGCTGCAGCAGGAAATTCGGCATATTAACAATTACATGGAAATTATGCAAATGCGCTTTGGGGAGCGACTTCATTATTCGATAGACATGCCTGACGATATCTCTCATGTGCGAATCCCACGTCTGCTGATTCAGCCGTTGGTAGAAAATGCGATATTGCATGGAGCCGGCAACAAAAAAGGCGATTGTACAGTAAGTGTACGGGTTCGTCCGGATAGTAAGGATAAGCTACTGCATATCGTAGTACAGGACGATGGCCCTGGTATGGATACAGAGACACTGGAACGTATTCAACAGGCTATGCGCTCAGGAGGAATTGTTCCTGCAGCAGAAGAAGGGGAAGGAAACGGAATAGCTTTGTCCAATGTATATCAGCGGCTGAGGCTGTATTTCCCTGATCAAACGGATCCGTTGCGTATCGAAAGCAGACTGTATAAGGGGACTTGCATTTCTTTTACGATTCCAATGCAGCTTAGATAG
- a CDS encoding molybdopterin-dependent oxidoreductase, which yields MGRWIAAVQKGFGKKLIRLHSWNAWLVALLAITGLVLVGGFWREILGEGRVWVRWIHIIGGLALLVPVVYYLFLASKHWKQIREKPNQKMNVILVMILLVGWIISGILLWLLRQVGPAVANTALFIHDLLTWVGLPYIIYHSLTRTAWLKDPKKRSIRLSEDAIAKPASVPTGKAAAVTTKPSSAQTPSPFYTRRAFLRSVIGIGLAVSVGPTFIRWLGSSLTTGGGSWEEMAASNPNKMVPDPKPLPASLPPEGGGAQGEFRVYTVTPIPSFDNSNWSFTIDGLVDRPQTWNWEQFLKIKRSVQVSDFHCVTGWSVYKNTWEGIPLNDFLKMAGVKPTAQTIKFYSGDGVYTDSITLEQAQLKDIMVAILHDGKIIPADLGGPVRLVIPKMYAYKSVKWLNRIELIAEDHIGYWEQRGYDKDAWLPDNLS from the coding sequence ATGGGACGCTGGATTGCCGCTGTTCAAAAAGGATTTGGTAAAAAGCTTATCCGGCTGCACAGCTGGAATGCATGGTTGGTCGCTCTACTTGCTATTACGGGGCTTGTTCTGGTAGGTGGATTCTGGCGGGAGATTCTGGGGGAAGGCCGAGTATGGGTTCGCTGGATTCATATTATAGGAGGATTGGCGCTGCTGGTACCTGTTGTGTACTATCTGTTTCTGGCATCCAAGCATTGGAAACAAATCCGTGAGAAGCCGAATCAGAAAATGAATGTGATTCTGGTCATGATCCTGCTGGTTGGATGGATCATCTCCGGCATTCTATTATGGCTGCTTCGGCAAGTAGGTCCTGCTGTAGCAAATACAGCCTTATTTATTCATGATCTACTCACATGGGTGGGATTGCCTTATATTATTTATCATTCGCTTACCCGGACAGCCTGGCTCAAAGATCCGAAAAAGCGCAGTATTCGTTTGTCGGAAGATGCTATCGCAAAGCCTGCGTCTGTACCAACCGGAAAAGCTGCTGCCGTAACGACCAAGCCTTCTTCTGCACAGACACCTTCTCCTTTTTATACACGACGCGCCTTTCTGCGCTCGGTGATAGGGATTGGTTTGGCTGTCTCGGTTGGTCCTACTTTTATCCGCTGGCTGGGCAGTTCTTTGACTACAGGCGGGGGCAGCTGGGAAGAGATGGCGGCCAGCAATCCGAACAAAATGGTACCCGATCCCAAACCGCTGCCGGCTTCTCTGCCACCGGAGGGTGGCGGCGCTCAGGGAGAGTTCCGCGTCTATACAGTGACTCCTATTCCTTCATTTGATAACAGCAATTGGTCGTTTACGATTGATGGACTGGTTGATCGTCCGCAGACATGGAATTGGGAGCAATTTCTGAAAATAAAACGTTCGGTGCAGGTCAGCGATTTCCATTGTGTAACTGGCTGGTCGGTGTACAAAAACACATGGGAAGGAATTCCCCTGAATGACTTTTTGAAAATGGCAGGCGTCAAGCCTACCGCCCAAACTATCAAGTTCTATTCCGGGGATGGGGTCTATACCGACTCGATCACACTGGAGCAGGCACAATTGAAAGATATCATGGTAGCCATTTTGCATGACGGTAAAATCATTCCGGCTGATCTGGGCGGGCCGGTAAGACTGGTCATCCCCAAAATGTATGCCTACAAATCGGTAAAATGGCTGAACCGCATCGAGCTGATTGCGGAAGATCATATCGGATACTGGGAACAGCGCGGCTATGACAAAGATGCATGGCTGCCGGATAATCTCTCCTGA
- the ligA gene encoding NAD-dependent DNA ligase LigA has protein sequence MDPMNEMEKLVAELNNYSYHYYTLDEPLVDDKEYDALYDRLLQLEQESGVVLPDSPTQRVGGELLKGFLPHRHLAPLWSLDKAQNLEKLSSWHTRARKLINDYNTKNPDTPLPEPTYAVELKFDGLTLNLTYENGRLVQAATRGNGVVGEGILEQIKTIRSIPLSIPFKDGKIEVQGEGIMNLSVLAAYNETASDKDKLKNARNAAAGALRNLDPKVTAKRRLSAYFYNIGYMDGIRFDTQQDMMQFLRDNHFRVNPYVSYFENFDDVIAQLEDIQTRRSGLDYLIDGAVVKITDMRTREVLGYTDKFPRWAIAYKFEAEETSTILESVSWNVGRTGKITPLARVEAVELAGVTVQNCTLNNIGDIERKNLKHALGTRVYIRRSNDVIPEILGKVSEENDGEEIVYPENCPACGFPLEQRGAHLFCNNKLGCEPQIVARITHFASRDAMDIETFSVKTATQLQSELQVREPADLYTLQFDDLVGLERFGERKASNLLQAIEDSKTRDLASFLYALGIPNTGKTTTRMLAEHYRDLDKIMNATAEELVELPDVGMIVAESIVEFFADPFMRASIEKMLELGVQPQVPEAPVVVVSDSYFTNKTVVLTGTLHTMTRDDAAARLEELGAKVTGSVSKKTDIVIAGEKAGSKLTKARDLGIEVIEDEEQLRQLLELE, from the coding sequence ATGGACCCGATGAACGAAATGGAAAAGCTCGTCGCCGAGCTGAATAATTACAGTTATCACTATTACACACTGGATGAGCCGTTGGTCGATGACAAAGAGTATGATGCCCTGTATGACCGTCTGCTGCAGCTGGAACAGGAAAGTGGTGTCGTCCTGCCGGACTCACCAACACAGCGCGTAGGTGGCGAACTGCTCAAAGGATTCCTGCCGCATCGTCATCTGGCTCCACTCTGGAGTCTGGACAAAGCGCAAAATCTGGAGAAGCTGTCCAGCTGGCATACCCGTGCCCGCAAGCTGATCAACGATTATAACACCAAGAATCCGGACACGCCGCTCCCTGAGCCGACCTATGCGGTTGAACTCAAGTTCGATGGATTGACCCTGAACCTGACCTATGAAAATGGACGCCTGGTGCAAGCAGCTACACGCGGCAATGGTGTAGTCGGCGAAGGCATCCTGGAGCAGATCAAAACGATCCGTTCGATTCCGCTGTCTATTCCTTTCAAGGATGGCAAAATTGAAGTGCAGGGAGAAGGCATTATGAACTTGTCCGTGCTGGCTGCCTATAACGAGACAGCTTCCGACAAAGACAAGCTCAAAAATGCCCGCAATGCTGCAGCTGGTGCGCTGCGCAATCTGGACCCCAAAGTTACAGCCAAGCGCCGGTTAAGCGCGTATTTCTATAATATCGGTTATATGGATGGTATCCGCTTTGATACGCAGCAGGATATGATGCAGTTCCTCAGGGACAATCATTTCCGGGTCAATCCATATGTATCGTATTTTGAGAATTTTGACGACGTGATTGCCCAGCTGGAAGACATTCAGACGCGCCGCAGTGGACTGGATTATCTGATCGATGGAGCTGTCGTGAAGATTACCGATATGCGTACCCGCGAGGTACTCGGTTATACGGATAAGTTCCCGCGCTGGGCGATCGCTTACAAATTTGAAGCGGAAGAGACCAGTACGATTCTGGAATCCGTATCCTGGAATGTAGGGCGTACCGGTAAAATCACGCCGCTCGCACGTGTGGAAGCGGTAGAGCTCGCCGGTGTAACCGTACAGAACTGCACACTGAACAATATTGGCGATATCGAACGCAAAAATCTGAAGCATGCTCTGGGCACACGTGTCTATATTCGCCGCTCCAATGACGTTATCCCCGAGATCCTGGGCAAAGTATCCGAGGAAAATGATGGCGAAGAGATCGTATATCCGGAGAATTGCCCGGCCTGTGGATTCCCGCTGGAACAGCGTGGAGCACATTTATTCTGTAACAACAAGCTGGGCTGTGAACCACAGATCGTTGCGCGTATCACTCATTTTGCTTCCCGTGATGCGATGGATATCGAGACATTCAGCGTCAAGACAGCGACGCAGCTGCAAAGTGAGCTGCAGGTACGTGAGCCGGCCGATCTGTATACATTGCAATTTGATGATCTGGTCGGTCTAGAGCGCTTTGGCGAACGCAAAGCAAGCAATCTGCTGCAGGCTATCGAAGACAGCAAAACGCGTGATCTGGCTTCTTTCCTGTATGCGCTCGGCATACCGAATACTGGCAAAACGACGACACGAATGCTGGCTGAGCATTATCGGGATTTGGACAAGATCATGAATGCGACAGCCGAAGAACTGGTGGAGCTACCCGATGTAGGCATGATTGTCGCAGAGAGTATCGTAGAGTTCTTCGCAGATCCATTTATGCGTGCGAGTATTGAGAAAATGCTGGAACTTGGCGTACAGCCGCAAGTGCCGGAAGCACCTGTTGTAGTCGTATCCGACTCCTACTTTACCAATAAAACGGTAGTGCTCACAGGTACACTGCATACGATGACCCGTGATGATGCAGCCGCACGTCTGGAAGAACTGGGAGCCAAAGTAACTGGCAGTGTATCCAAAAAAACCGATATCGTTATCGCTGGCGAAAAAGCCGGCAGTAAATTAACCAAAGCTCGTGATCTGGGTATTGAAGTCATTGAGGACGAGGAACAATTGCGTCAGCTGCTGGAACTGGAATAG